The Canis lupus familiaris isolate Mischka breed German Shepherd chromosome 14, alternate assembly UU_Cfam_GSD_1.0, whole genome shotgun sequence genome window below encodes:
- the LOC100687042 gene encoding 60S ribosomal protein L39-like isoform X2 produces MEPSMGFHLMILRSLPSVGGLKKKKKLSPFRHHPGCMWLTVIAMSSHETFRIKRFLAKKQKQNRPIPQWIQMKTGNKIRYNSKRRYWRRTKLGL; encoded by the coding sequence atggagcccagtatggggttccatctcatgatcctgagatcactaccAAGCGttggaggtttaaaaaaaaaaaaaaagctctctccTTTCCGCCACCATCCTGGTTGCATGTGGTTGACTGTGATCGCCATGTCTTCTCATGAGACTTTCAGAATCAAGCGATtcctggccaagaaacaaaagcagaatcgtCCTATTCCCCAGTGGATTCAgatgaaaactggtaataaaatcaggTACAACTCCAAGAGGAGATACTGGAGAAGAACCAAGCTGGGTCTATGA